A portion of the Blastopirellula sediminis genome contains these proteins:
- the pglX gene encoding BREX-2 system adenine-specific DNA-methyltransferase PglX, translating to MINRQALLSDLQSLLKKLEADLLERSKSSDVPEVGKTLREEYARAKKAERTALNYETWRSDAITQTAAAWVLSCVFVRFLEDNALIDPPKIAGPGKRLQQARDEHILFFQDPERAKLTDREYLVAVFDQLADLPGTRDVFGQHNPLRQLPNWLGPDAAGELLKFFQKIDANSGELIHDFTDPDWNTRFLGDLYQDLSEAARKKYALLQTPDFVEEFILDRTLEPALDEFGLDAKPEGFKMIDPACGSGHFLLGAFKRILARWQKQEPGTKVRELVGRALLSVHGVDVNPFAIAIARFRLLLAAMQAEGIKRLGNSPGYEFRLAIGDSLFHGRAKQKTLGDWTDEAHYFATEDAAELRQILRSGTYHCVVANPPYITPKDRAAGQAYRQLYPETCHMQYSLAVPFMELLFRLASNEDPTSGYIGQITANSFMKREFGKKLIESFFPKIDLTHVIDTSGAFVPGHGTPTVILLGRNRIPKSTTIRTAMGIRGEPSTPDDPAKGMVWTAILKQLDQADTESDFISVRDSERELFHSHPWSIGGGGAAELRLRLEDSARSFLQKHVESIGRTASTQGDDIYVNPPNTMRRSMLSTNEHRRYVSGDEVRDWHTESGDHLVFPYKDDGKPISDSLAHLSLRFLWQSRTTLANTLMFGGKTKVQAGMKWFEYGQWLPHRFRTPLSITYGEVATHNHFVLDRGGKVFNRTAPVIKLPEGTTAEDHLTLLGLLNSSTACFWMKQVCHQKQMMGGDGIRIESKAKVPYAFNGTALGKMPIPSTWVDGELRKRVLHLSQRIDDLTQQFASFSPDEILSGVITDADSIRSRWKDATAKRRRIRSEQVFLQEQLDFATYRMFDLVDDSLVGTEVSFTLEEMTPGDRPFCMVVNNNEDGFAVPDSIPNAWSQAIQDLWSRRIEAIRNSKELRLIESSMYKRRWIGRQGLFNHQRSENELADACQMWLVNRLESYFDLDGRMNDEGKPTAKFDVELISIARLADAARHDSEFMEVGQVYRDDPAFDVQRLVVELVQGEQVPLLPVLRYKPAGLRKRAEWENTWQLQRLEDKLRAGEEVSLADYDLTDEQRQQIAKWQTETPQSARADDRNLDAILAIPVPPKYTSGDFLSSGGARYWALRGKLDVPKERWISFPHCDGPDGTLMLAWAGYNHLQQAQAISAYFVDVQERHGGRDDPRLVPLLASIVELLPWLKQWHHEVDETYGQRMDEVFEGFVAEEAKGLGMTVEEVRAWVPAKKAKRGTKKANS from the coding sequence ATGATCAACCGCCAAGCCCTACTTTCTGATCTCCAATCGCTCCTCAAAAAGCTCGAAGCTGACTTGCTGGAGCGGAGTAAATCTTCGGACGTTCCCGAAGTCGGGAAGACGCTGCGCGAGGAGTATGCTCGGGCGAAGAAGGCGGAGCGGACCGCTTTGAACTATGAGACCTGGCGGTCCGATGCGATTACGCAGACGGCGGCGGCTTGGGTGTTGTCTTGCGTCTTCGTTCGCTTTCTGGAAGACAACGCGCTGATCGATCCGCCCAAGATTGCCGGGCCGGGCAAACGGCTCCAGCAGGCCCGGGATGAGCATATCCTCTTCTTTCAAGATCCCGAGCGGGCCAAGCTGACCGACCGGGAATACCTGGTCGCCGTGTTCGATCAGTTGGCCGACCTGCCAGGCACACGGGACGTCTTTGGCCAGCACAATCCGCTGCGGCAGCTTCCCAATTGGCTGGGACCGGATGCGGCCGGCGAACTGCTGAAGTTCTTTCAAAAGATCGACGCCAACAGCGGCGAGCTGATCCACGACTTCACCGATCCCGACTGGAACACCCGCTTCCTGGGCGACTTGTACCAAGACCTGAGCGAAGCGGCGCGGAAGAAGTATGCCCTGCTGCAAACGCCTGACTTCGTCGAAGAGTTTATTCTCGATCGGACGCTGGAACCAGCCCTGGACGAGTTCGGGCTCGACGCCAAGCCGGAAGGGTTCAAAATGATCGACCCGGCCTGCGGCAGCGGGCATTTTCTGTTGGGAGCGTTCAAGCGGATTTTGGCTCGGTGGCAGAAGCAGGAGCCGGGTACCAAAGTAAGGGAGCTAGTCGGACGCGCCTTACTCAGCGTGCATGGCGTCGACGTTAATCCGTTCGCAATTGCGATCGCCCGGTTTCGCTTGCTTCTCGCGGCAATGCAAGCAGAGGGAATAAAGCGACTAGGCAACTCCCCCGGCTATGAGTTCCGGCTTGCGATAGGGGATTCGTTGTTTCACGGTCGCGCTAAGCAGAAGACGCTTGGGGACTGGACCGACGAGGCTCACTATTTCGCTACGGAAGACGCGGCGGAGTTGCGACAGATTCTTCGCAGTGGCACCTATCACTGTGTGGTTGCCAATCCACCGTATATTACCCCCAAGGACCGCGCAGCCGGCCAAGCGTATCGCCAGCTCTACCCAGAAACCTGCCATATGCAGTACTCGTTGGCCGTGCCATTCATGGAGCTGCTGTTTCGTTTGGCAAGCAACGAAGATCCAACCTCCGGGTATATCGGCCAAATTACTGCAAATAGCTTTATGAAACGAGAGTTTGGCAAAAAGCTGATCGAATCGTTTTTCCCAAAAATCGACCTGACGCACGTAATCGACACAAGTGGGGCGTTCGTTCCGGGCCACGGCACTCCAACTGTAATCCTGCTTGGACGAAACCGAATTCCGAAATCTACTACCATCCGAACGGCGATGGGAATTCGGGGCGAACCGAGCACACCAGACGATCCGGCCAAGGGAATGGTATGGACTGCAATATTGAAACAACTCGACCAGGCCGACACCGAAAGCGATTTCATTAGCGTCCGAGATTCCGAAAGAGAACTGTTTCATTCGCACCCGTGGTCGATCGGTGGTGGGGGAGCTGCTGAACTACGATTACGACTCGAAGACTCCGCACGCTCTTTTCTACAAAAACATGTCGAATCGATAGGCAGAACGGCATCAACGCAAGGCGATGATATTTATGTAAACCCGCCTAATACGATGCGTCGCAGCATGTTAAGTACGAACGAGCATCGACGATACGTTTCGGGGGATGAAGTTCGAGATTGGCATACAGAGAGCGGGGATCACTTGGTTTTTCCTTACAAAGACGATGGGAAGCCCATCTCGGATTCGCTCGCTCATTTGTCTCTTCGATTTTTATGGCAAAGCCGAACTACGCTCGCGAATACGCTAATGTTTGGAGGGAAAACCAAAGTGCAAGCAGGAATGAAGTGGTTTGAGTATGGACAATGGCTTCCTCATCGGTTCCGGACTCCATTGTCGATCACTTACGGTGAAGTCGCCACTCACAATCACTTCGTTCTGGATCGCGGCGGAAAGGTGTTTAACCGTACTGCCCCTGTTATCAAATTGCCGGAAGGTACCACCGCGGAAGATCATCTTACTCTACTGGGACTTTTAAACAGCTCTACTGCCTGCTTTTGGATGAAACAGGTATGCCATCAAAAGCAAATGATGGGGGGCGACGGTATTCGGATCGAATCGAAAGCCAAAGTGCCGTATGCGTTCAATGGGACAGCCCTTGGAAAAATGCCGATCCCATCCACTTGGGTCGATGGAGAACTGCGGAAACGAGTTCTTCACCTAAGCCAAAGAATTGACGATCTCACTCAGCAGTTTGCATCATTCTCACCGGACGAAATACTAAGCGGTGTTATCACCGACGCGGACTCAATCCGGTCGCGTTGGAAGGATGCAACCGCAAAACGTCGTCGAATTCGGTCCGAACAGGTCTTTTTACAAGAACAGCTGGACTTTGCGACCTATCGCATGTTTGACTTAGTCGATGATTCGTTGGTTGGGACGGAGGTCTCATTCACATTGGAGGAAATGACTCCTGGCGACAGACCGTTTTGCATGGTCGTAAACAATAACGAGGACGGATTCGCTGTACCCGACTCTATTCCTAACGCTTGGTCTCAAGCGATCCAGGACCTTTGGAGTCGCCGAATCGAAGCAATTCGCAACAGTAAAGAATTGCGCCTTATCGAAAGTTCGATGTACAAGCGCCGCTGGATTGGTCGCCAGGGCCTGTTTAACCATCAGCGTTCAGAAAATGAACTGGCGGACGCTTGTCAGATGTGGCTCGTCAATCGCCTAGAAAGCTACTTCGACCTCGACGGGCGAATGAACGACGAAGGGAAGCCGACCGCCAAGTTCGACGTCGAGTTGATTTCGATCGCCAGGCTCGCTGATGCGGCACGGCATGACAGCGAGTTCATGGAAGTCGGCCAGGTCTACCGCGACGATCCTGCCTTCGACGTTCAGCGACTAGTCGTGGAGCTGGTGCAGGGAGAGCAGGTCCCGCTGCTGCCGGTCCTGCGCTACAAGCCGGCCGGATTGCGGAAGCGGGCCGAATGGGAGAACACCTGGCAGCTTCAGCGGCTGGAAGACAAGCTGCGGGCCGGCGAGGAGGTTTCGCTTGCTGACTACGACCTGACCGACGAGCAGCGGCAGCAGATCGCCAAGTGGCAGACCGAGACGCCGCAGTCTGCCCGGGCGGACGACCGCAACCTCGACGCGATTCTGGCGATCCCGGTCCCGCCGAAGTACACCAGCGGCGACTTCCTCTCCAGCGGCGGAGCCCGCTACTGGGCGCTCCGCGGCAAACTGGACGTCCCCAAAGAACGCTGGATCAGCTTCCCCCACTGCGACGGCCCCGATGGAACCCTGATGCTGGCCTGGGCCGGCTACAACCATTTGCAACAAGCGCAAGCGATCAGCGCCTACTTCGTCGACGTCCAAGAACGCCACGGCGGCCGAGACGATCCCCGCCTAGTCCCGCTACTAGCCAGCATCGTCGAACTCCTCCCCTGGCTAAAACAATGGCACCACGAAGTCGACGAAACCTACGGCCAGCGGATGGACGAAGTGTTTGAAGGGTTTGTGGCCGAAGAAGCCAAGGGGCTGGGGATGACGGTGGAGGAAGTGCGCGCGTGGGTTCCGGCGAAAAAAGCTAAACGCGGCACCAAGAAAGCGAATAGTTAA
- a CDS encoding four helix bundle protein → MKAFRDLQVWEKSHQLTLAIYSATSNFPREERFGLKSQMRRSSSSIPANIAEGCGRNGDNELRRFLEIATGSASELEYHLLLARDLNMLEQPNYEQLNQQTCEVKKMLSAFIQKLRTKDNR, encoded by the coding sequence TTGAAAGCATTCCGCGATCTTCAAGTCTGGGAGAAGAGTCACCAGCTTACGCTGGCGATTTACTCTGCGACTTCCAACTTTCCGCGCGAAGAGAGATTTGGATTGAAAAGCCAGATGCGTCGATCGAGTTCATCGATTCCCGCCAATATCGCCGAAGGATGCGGGCGAAACGGCGACAACGAACTACGTCGATTCCTCGAAATCGCAACCGGTTCCGCCAGTGAACTCGAATACCACCTACTGCTCGCTCGCGATCTCAACATGCTCGAACAACCCAATTATGAACAACTAAACCAACAAACTTGCGAAGTGAAGAAAATGCTCTCCGCATTTATCCAGAAGCTCCGAACCAAGGACAATCGCTAA
- the pglW gene encoding BREX system serine/threonine kinase PglW, whose product MAKTNNWTTVAESKYSWERDALDFVREQFPSHDPYRAWANFEFIADDGSINEVDLLVFTPQGFFLVEIKSRPGRLLGDAGTWTWDTDGKYSTVDNPLVSANLKAKKLRSLLQRQKAFKKKGQPPFVEALVFCSAPELRNELQGNARLRVCLRDRPASGDKPARQGIMAALLRRECPGVESYAKGTHDRPMAKVVSQAMDQAGIRPSQRMRKVNDYLLEQLIDEGPGYQDWQASHTQIENSKRRVRLYLVRLEASADDRNKIQRAAQREYQILETLEHPGILRASGFTEHELGPALLFEHDPSSIRLDHYLSQRQGDLSVDVQLDLVRQIAEVIAYAHEKKVIHRGLCPQSILVTTHNNKAPRIKIFNWQIGYREGTTSVGVSRGVTATSHIDRLVDDAATGYMAPEALTDANSGEQLDVFSLGAIAYHIFSGVVPAANAVELSEKLRETKGLQISSVLNGADEWLQEMIRLATHPVVPDRMGTIGEFLEHLDLFENALTSDDHDYVEDPSRAQIGDLLPGGYKVVRRLGQGASSVGLLVEREGQDFILKVANDPDHNARLKDEADVLRKQEMRHACIVDVVELLEVGQYFGFLMRPVYAEKEKRLIETLGQRMRKEGRLHIDLLHRFGEDLLGVVNYLEEQGIPHRDIKPDNITVGMVGRANKLHLVLFDFSLSRTPAENIRAGTTGYLDPLLPLRKPPRWDLHAERYAAAITLYEMATGTLPVWGDGTTDPSHLASDVEITIDAELFEMGLRDSLQAFFRKAFRRDTKARFDNAEDMLRSWRQCFEGLDESGPLSGHADEATLQELLSDVTFDTHITELGLGTRATNALDRANILTVEDLLTVPMRRLLRLRGVGNKTRREIAAAVKILRQRLGQPDGGQQLVPDSSTDEDETIDAGSLSVDLLADRLRKTGSADGDNFQQTVQLLLGFESENGDAWISQTNVAEKLGITRARVGQFVGKLRERWAKYGPLSRLRADLADTLRVHGGVMSARELGDAILVARGSTHDEPLRTQLAQAVVRAATEVERSMAEPRYLVRRDEDSVLISLNAELASYAIRLGEVADKIATEDPLLAPARVVERLRQISAASTIPLTDARLVRLAAEASKQAALSSRQELYPRGMDAARALKLSQGALLGQKQLTVEQIQDRVSGRYPEAAPLPQGEALDELLRQGGFEFRWDPTSKNGVGSYISTVREFSAVTSGTETAIRRPTNSSHLAAGDVTPEVADARQFEERLQRSAQEGAFLALLVNPKYYERAREELCRRFPLQPVDFEGLFLDSLQATAEKAKVQWDLVLNTDTQPNQGDWDKLMMLVSRTMPSVEKDLLAAEKTMLLAYPGMLARYGQMDLLSRLSQKVGRPGGIPGLWLLLPGDSQAMIDGKPVPLIGPGQRARVPESWIQNLHRAKGELSAFSDQRSGG is encoded by the coding sequence ATGGCAAAAACGAACAACTGGACGACGGTCGCTGAATCGAAGTACTCCTGGGAACGGGATGCCCTGGACTTCGTGCGCGAGCAATTTCCCTCTCACGATCCCTACCGGGCTTGGGCCAATTTCGAGTTCATCGCTGACGACGGCAGCATCAACGAAGTCGACCTGCTCGTCTTCACGCCGCAGGGCTTCTTCCTCGTTGAAATCAAAAGTCGCCCTGGGCGGCTCTTAGGCGACGCCGGTACCTGGACTTGGGACACGGACGGCAAGTACTCTACCGTCGACAATCCGCTCGTTTCCGCCAACCTGAAGGCGAAAAAGCTCCGCTCCCTCCTTCAACGTCAAAAGGCCTTCAAGAAGAAGGGGCAGCCGCCATTTGTAGAGGCTCTCGTATTCTGCTCCGCTCCCGAACTGCGGAACGAACTCCAGGGTAATGCACGACTCCGGGTCTGTCTCCGTGATCGCCCAGCCTCCGGCGACAAGCCGGCCCGGCAAGGGATCATGGCTGCCCTTTTGCGACGCGAGTGCCCCGGCGTCGAATCCTACGCCAAGGGAACGCACGACCGCCCGATGGCGAAAGTCGTCAGCCAGGCGATGGACCAGGCGGGCATTCGTCCATCGCAGCGGATGCGCAAAGTTAATGACTACCTGCTTGAACAGCTGATCGACGAAGGCCCAGGCTACCAAGACTGGCAAGCGTCGCACACGCAGATCGAAAATAGCAAGCGTCGCGTCCGGCTCTACCTGGTCCGTCTTGAAGCTTCAGCAGACGATCGCAACAAGATCCAGCGTGCGGCCCAGCGCGAATACCAAATCCTAGAAACCCTAGAGCATCCCGGCATCCTCCGCGCGTCTGGGTTCACCGAGCACGAGCTAGGCCCAGCCCTACTCTTTGAACACGATCCTTCCAGCATCCGGCTCGACCACTATCTGAGCCAACGCCAAGGCGATCTCAGCGTTGACGTTCAGCTCGATCTCGTTCGCCAGATCGCCGAGGTCATCGCCTACGCGCATGAAAAGAAGGTAATTCATCGCGGACTCTGCCCGCAAAGCATCCTGGTCACCACCCACAACAACAAAGCTCCCCGGATCAAGATCTTCAATTGGCAGATCGGCTATCGTGAAGGAACGACCTCGGTCGGAGTGTCGCGTGGCGTTACGGCCACGTCGCATATCGATCGCCTGGTCGATGACGCCGCGACCGGTTACATGGCCCCGGAGGCTTTGACTGACGCTAACTCCGGCGAACAGCTTGACGTATTCTCGCTCGGCGCGATCGCGTATCACATTTTCTCCGGCGTCGTTCCTGCCGCCAACGCCGTCGAACTCAGCGAGAAGCTACGCGAAACCAAAGGCCTTCAGATCAGTTCCGTTCTCAACGGGGCCGACGAGTGGCTCCAAGAGATGATTCGTCTGGCCACTCACCCAGTTGTTCCCGATCGGATGGGGACGATTGGCGAATTCCTTGAGCATCTCGACTTATTCGAGAATGCTCTCACGTCAGATGATCACGACTACGTCGAAGATCCGTCGCGTGCTCAGATCGGCGATCTCTTGCCAGGCGGATACAAGGTTGTTCGCCGGCTTGGCCAAGGGGCCTCCTCCGTGGGCCTGCTGGTTGAAAGGGAAGGTCAAGACTTTATCCTCAAGGTCGCCAACGATCCCGATCACAATGCCCGGCTGAAGGACGAAGCCGACGTCCTCCGCAAACAGGAAATGCGGCACGCGTGCATCGTTGACGTCGTCGAGCTGCTGGAAGTCGGTCAGTACTTCGGTTTCCTGATGCGTCCCGTCTATGCCGAAAAGGAAAAACGCCTGATCGAGACTCTCGGTCAGCGGATGCGGAAAGAAGGCCGACTCCATATCGATCTGCTCCATCGGTTTGGTGAAGACCTGCTCGGCGTTGTGAACTACCTCGAAGAGCAAGGCATACCCCACCGCGATATCAAGCCAGACAACATCACGGTCGGCATGGTTGGCCGCGCCAACAAGCTCCACCTGGTCCTGTTCGACTTCTCCCTTTCGCGAACGCCGGCCGAAAACATCCGCGCCGGCACGACCGGGTACCTTGATCCGCTCCTTCCGCTCCGCAAACCGCCCCGCTGGGACTTACACGCCGAGCGTTACGCCGCCGCAATTACCCTCTACGAGATGGCGACCGGAACGCTTCCAGTCTGGGGCGACGGCACCACCGATCCATCCCATCTCGCCTCGGATGTCGAAATCACCATCGACGCCGAGCTGTTCGAGATGGGCCTTCGCGATTCGCTCCAGGCATTTTTCCGCAAAGCGTTTCGTCGCGACACAAAAGCCCGCTTCGATAACGCCGAGGACATGCTGCGATCCTGGCGACAATGCTTTGAAGGACTCGACGAGAGCGGCCCACTCTCCGGTCATGCCGACGAAGCGACGCTGCAAGAACTCCTGTCCGACGTTACCTTTGATACCCATATCACAGAACTCGGCCTCGGAACTCGCGCCACTAACGCACTCGATCGCGCCAACATCCTCACCGTCGAAGACCTGCTGACCGTTCCCATGCGACGGCTGCTCCGCTTGCGTGGCGTCGGCAACAAAACTCGTCGCGAGATCGCCGCCGCCGTCAAGATTCTCCGCCAGCGGCTTGGGCAGCCCGATGGAGGGCAACAACTCGTTCCCGACAGCAGCACCGACGAAGACGAAACGATTGACGCCGGCAGTCTGAGCGTTGACCTTCTCGCCGATCGCCTCCGCAAAACAGGCAGTGCGGATGGCGACAACTTCCAGCAAACGGTTCAGCTACTGCTCGGCTTTGAGTCGGAGAACGGGGACGCCTGGATTAGCCAAACGAATGTTGCCGAGAAACTTGGGATCACGCGTGCCCGGGTTGGGCAATTTGTCGGTAAGCTCCGGGAGCGTTGGGCCAAGTACGGCCCGCTAAGCCGCCTTCGCGCCGATCTCGCTGATACCCTTCGCGTCCACGGCGGCGTCATGTCGGCTCGCGAGTTGGGAGACGCGATTCTCGTCGCCCGCGGGTCAACGCACGACGAACCGCTCCGCACGCAGCTCGCCCAGGCAGTCGTTCGCGCCGCCACCGAAGTCGAACGCTCGATGGCCGAGCCTCGCTATCTCGTTCGCCGCGATGAAGACTCCGTCCTGATTTCGCTCAACGCCGAACTTGCCAGTTACGCGATCCGCCTGGGAGAAGTCGCCGACAAGATCGCGACCGAAGACCCGCTCCTTGCTCCAGCCCGGGTGGTCGAACGCCTGCGACAAATCTCCGCGGCGTCCACGATTCCCCTGACCGACGCTCGGCTGGTCCGCTTAGCCGCCGAAGCCTCCAAACAGGCGGCGCTCTCCAGCCGGCAAGAACTCTACCCCCGCGGCATGGACGCGGCTCGTGCCCTCAAGCTTTCGCAAGGGGCGCTCCTGGGTCAAAAGCAACTCACTGTCGAACAAATTCAAGACCGAGTCAGCGGCCGCTATCCCGAAGCGGCTCCCCTCCCGCAAGGCGAAGCGCTCGACGAACTGCTTCGACAAGGCGGCTTTGAATTCCGCTGGGACCCGACCAGCAAAAATGGCGTCGGCAGCTACATCAGCACCGTGCGAGAATTCAGCGCCGTCACCAGCGGCACCGAAACCGCCATTCGCCGCCCCACCAACTCCAGCCATCTGGCGGCCGGCGACGTTACGCCCGAGGTCGCCGACGCGCGGCAGTTTGAAGAACGGTTGCAGCGATCCGCTCAAGAAGGGGCGTTCCTCGCCTTGTTGGTGAACCCAAAATACTACGAGCGTGCCCGTGAAGAACTTTGCCGCCGCTTCCCCTTGCAGCCCGTCGACTTCGAGGGGCTCTTCCTCGATTCGCTTCAGGCGACCGCCGAGAAGGCCAAGGTCCAGTGGGATCTGGTCTTGAACACCGACACCCAGCCCAACCAAGGAGACTGGGACAAGCTGATGATGCTGGTCAGCAGAACGATGCCTAGCGTCGAGAAAGATTTGCTGGCGGCGGAGAAAACGATGCTTCTCGCGTATCCCGGCATGCTCGCACGGTACGGGCAGATGGACCTACTCAGCCGTCTCTCGCAGAAGGTCGGGCGTCCCGGTGGGATTCCCGGATTGTGGCTCCTCCTGCCCGGCGATAGCCAGGCGATGATCGATGGCAAGCCGGTACCGTTAATTGGACCGGGACAGCGAGCGCGCGTGCCCGAGAGCTGGATTCAGAATTTGCACCGGGCTAAGGGAGAGCTGTCAGCTTTTAGCGATCAGCGGTCAGGGGGATAG
- a CDS encoding MerR family transcriptional regulator, whose translation MPLLRATWGPAVSVKEMYVKVHEASEILGVAPNTVRKWGAEGKIPEHRHPINGYRLYKREDLEQVLLELAQSAQQTPKRKAK comes from the coding sequence ATGCCACTCCTTAGGGCGACATGGGGACCCGCTGTGAGCGTCAAAGAAATGTATGTGAAGGTCCATGAGGCCTCGGAAATCTTGGGCGTTGCTCCAAACACGGTTCGGAAGTGGGGAGCAGAGGGAAAGATTCCTGAGCACCGGCACCCGATCAACGGATACCGCCTTTATAAGCGCGAAGACTTGGAGCAAGTCCTGCTCGAGCTTGCCCAGTCCGCACAACAAACGCCAAAACGCAAGGCGAAGTGA
- a CDS encoding DUF1257 domain-containing protein, giving the protein MSHIVRIQTEVRDPVAVSAACERLKLPQPSQGVFKLFSAQAAGLGIELPGWRYPVVCDTANGHVHFDNYGGRWGEQARLDAFLQAYAVQKASLEARRRGHTVLEQPLEDGSIKLTVQIGGAA; this is encoded by the coding sequence ATGTCCCACATCGTCCGAATTCAAACCGAGGTCCGTGACCCCGTAGCGGTCAGCGCTGCCTGTGAGCGGCTCAAGCTGCCCCAGCCGTCGCAGGGCGTTTTCAAGTTGTTTTCGGCTCAGGCGGCCGGCCTGGGGATTGAGCTGCCTGGCTGGCGGTACCCGGTGGTCTGCGATACGGCCAACGGGCATGTTCACTTCGACAACTACGGCGGCCGCTGGGGCGAGCAAGCCCGGCTGGACGCGTTTCTTCAGGCGTATGCCGTCCAGAAGGCCTCGCTGGAGGCGAGGCGTCGGGGGCATACAGTCCTTGAGCAGCCGCTGGAGGATGGCTCGATCAAGTTGACCGTCCAGATCGGAGGTGCCGCGTGA
- a CDS encoding DUF2997 domain-containing protein, which produces MSKTIEIIVAPDGGTRVETKGFTGADCRQASQFVESALGQRTGEELTGAFYQQTESEQVRQQNY; this is translated from the coding sequence GTGAGCAAGACCATCGAAATCATCGTCGCGCCGGATGGCGGGACTCGCGTTGAGACCAAGGGCTTCACCGGGGCCGACTGTCGCCAGGCAAGCCAGTTTGTGGAATCGGCGTTGGGGCAGCGAACTGGCGAGGAGCTGACTGGGGCATTTTACCAGCAGACGGAGAGCGAACAGGTGCGGCAGCAGAACTACTGA
- a CDS encoding AAA family ATPase: MNLREQLSEYVRACFTGAWIESHEHQEAIAEIAQLCRDEGWVMTHWDIECGFQAEGQGSQESAAGDPLTAVRAAGAMASPDQTSLLVLQNFHRFVGSAEVIQALSRQIVAGKQTRTILIVLAPITQIPPELEKMFVVLEHALPDRQQILEIARGIATEPGELPEDPALQQILDAAAGLTRVEAENAFSLSLVRQQQVTADTIWGLKSQSLLKGGLVSLHRGTQDFDGLGGMAALKAFTRRVLRQPSRDNPRKRARGVLLLSPPGCGKSAFCKALGKEVGRPVLILDVGSLMGSLVGLSEERTRQALRIIDAMAPAVVMIDEVEKAFAGVNGIGDSGVASRMFGMFLSWLNDHESDVFVVCTANDVSKLPPEFARSERFDGVFFLDLPSREEKDRIWAIYRDLYEIDSDQSRPDDAHWTGAEVKSCCRLAALLDLPLAQAAENVVPVAVTAAESIEGLRAWASGRCLSASQPGIFQHKSEAPKSRRRVSRDPSAN; encoded by the coding sequence TTGAACCTGCGAGAACAACTTTCGGAATACGTCCGAGCCTGCTTTACCGGGGCCTGGATCGAATCGCACGAGCACCAGGAGGCCATCGCCGAGATTGCCCAGCTTTGTCGCGACGAGGGCTGGGTGATGACGCATTGGGATATTGAGTGCGGATTTCAAGCTGAGGGCCAAGGCAGCCAGGAGTCAGCTGCGGGCGATCCGCTGACGGCAGTGCGAGCGGCGGGGGCGATGGCGTCGCCCGATCAAACGAGTCTGCTGGTGCTCCAGAACTTCCACCGGTTCGTTGGCTCCGCCGAGGTCATCCAGGCCCTCAGCCGGCAGATCGTGGCCGGCAAGCAGACTCGGACGATTTTGATCGTTCTGGCACCGATCACGCAAATCCCACCCGAACTCGAAAAGATGTTCGTGGTGCTGGAGCACGCCCTGCCGGATCGCCAGCAGATCCTGGAGATTGCCCGCGGGATCGCGACGGAGCCGGGAGAGCTGCCGGAAGATCCGGCCCTCCAGCAAATCCTGGACGCCGCGGCGGGCCTGACGCGGGTGGAGGCGGAGAATGCGTTCAGCCTCTCGCTCGTTCGCCAGCAGCAAGTCACGGCCGATACGATCTGGGGGCTGAAATCGCAGTCGCTTCTGAAGGGCGGATTGGTGTCGCTGCATCGCGGCACGCAGGACTTCGACGGCCTGGGAGGTATGGCGGCGTTGAAGGCGTTTACCAGGCGGGTGTTGCGGCAGCCAAGCCGTGACAATCCGCGAAAGCGGGCTCGCGGCGTTCTGTTGCTGTCGCCACCTGGTTGCGGCAAGTCCGCGTTCTGTAAGGCGCTTGGGAAGGAGGTCGGTCGGCCTGTTTTGATTCTAGACGTCGGCAGTCTCATGGGGTCGCTCGTCGGTTTGTCGGAAGAGCGAACACGTCAGGCGCTGCGGATCATCGACGCCATGGCTCCGGCTGTGGTGATGATCGACGAGGTCGAAAAGGCTTTTGCCGGCGTCAATGGCATCGGCGATTCCGGCGTCGCTTCGCGAATGTTCGGCATGTTTTTGTCGTGGTTGAATGATCACGAGTCGGACGTCTTTGTGGTTTGCACTGCAAACGACGTCTCGAAGCTGCCGCCAGAGTTCGCACGAAGTGAACGATTCGATGGCGTCTTCTTTCTCGACCTGCCCAGCCGCGAAGAAAAGGATCGCATCTGGGCCATTTATCGCGATCTGTATGAGATTGATTCCGACCAATCACGACCAGACGACGCCCACTGGACCGGGGCTGAGGTGAAGTCTTGCTGCCGCTTGGCGGCATTGCTGGATCTTCCGTTGGCCCAGGCCGCGGAGAACGTGGTGCCTGTCGCCGTAACGGCCGCGGAGTCGATCGAAGGGCTCCGCGCTTGGGCAAGCGGTCGCTGCCTTTCAGCCAGCCAGCCTGGCATCTTTCAACACAAGAGCGAAGCCCCGAAGTCGAGGCGTCGCGTCAGCCGCGATCCCTCGGCCAACTAG